A region of Periplaneta americana isolate PAMFEO1 chromosome 16, P.americana_PAMFEO1_priV1, whole genome shotgun sequence DNA encodes the following proteins:
- the LOC138691804 gene encoding uncharacterized protein isoform X6 encodes MDMDSPHKKVKLNFREKPENSDWNRVKDKRSQMTIRDARRVYKMTLAALREKEMERTAQAKPFKYAAVDCLRCEMTSEGMIFIPGFITSSCIINVPEEIITVSEEDVTELGVADSTDISSSDYLRTLAVSTAMGSIKSTPPITANVPLANKVKTRTLEKTDWQHTIDREYTGHNCSKSIVAFDDSKDSIVFEEREDGRDSDNLNSCNSSATQTRMQLQRQGIRCKATAATRYTHAVIYAPSGLGKTTFQHKLISKGIYIADTDDIPYVDKDDISEMLKWTSVLTNRLDLLDGSWPTIAFVPFNAEILTRRCTAYGIANDEDAKYVFECHKFLKQPQLLICQMRDSYVSQWFF; translated from the coding sequence ATGGATATGGATAGCCCACATAAGAAAGTGAAGcttaattttcgagaaaaaccgGAAAACAGTGACTGGAACAGAGTTAAAGACAAACGCTCACAGATGACGATTCGAGATGCACGACGCGTCTATAAGATGACTCTTGCAGCATTACGCGAGAAGGAAATGGAGAGAACAGCGCAAGCCAAACCCTTCAAATATGCAGCTGTAGATTGCCTACGGTGCGAGATGACTTCGGAGGGTATGATTTTCATACCTGGGTTCATCACATCCAGCTGCATCATAAACGTCCCAGAAGAAATCATCACTGTCAGTGAGGAAGATGTGACTGAGTTAGGAGTGGCAGACAGCACGGATATATCATCGTCAGATTACTTGCGGACCCTGGCAGTTTCCACAGCCATGGGAAGCATAAAGTCAACGCCACCAATAACGGCTAACGTCCCATTGGCAAATAAGGTGAAAACCCGGACCCTGGAGAAGACGGACTGGCAACATACTATCGATCGCGAGTATACGGGGCATAATTGTTCAAAAAGTATTGTAGCATTCGATGATTCAAAAGATAGCATCGTGTTCGAAGAACGAGAAGATGGCCGTGACAGTGACAACTTGAACAGCTGTAATTCGAGCGCAACACAAACACGGATGCAACTACAGCGGCAGGGGATACGCTGCAAAGCGACAGCTGCCACAAGATATACACACGCCGTGATATACGCACCATCAGGGTTAGGTAAGACCACCTTCCAGCACAAGCTGATCAGTAAAGGCATCTACATAGCAGACACGGACGACATACCTTACGTAGATAAGGATGACATCAGTGAAATGCTAAAATGGACTTCTGTACTGACGAACAGGCTGGATCTGCTGGATGGGAGCTGGCCCACTATCGCGTTTGTACCCTTCAACGCCGAGATACTAACGAGAAGATGTACTGCATACGGCATAGCGAACGATGAAGACGCAAAATACGTATTCGAGTGTCATAAATTTCTCAAACAGCCACAGTTACTGATATGTCAAATGAGAGATAGCTACGTCTCACAATGGTTTTTTTGA